One part of the Palaemon carinicauda isolate YSFRI2023 chromosome 23, ASM3689809v2, whole genome shotgun sequence genome encodes these proteins:
- the LOC137617091 gene encoding uncharacterized protein — protein MTARADLSVFWPGISKDLQNTSYLCRFFYYKGQQYLVVVDRYSNWPVIERAADCATGPINSLWRMFATYGIAYVLPSDGGPEFSGKITQDFLQDWGVDHHLSSTYFPHSNCRAEVGVKIAKRLLTDNTGPTENLNIDAFQRAVLQYRNTPDKETKVFPAMCIFRRPIKDFIPVLPGKYNPHPTWRSTLAQHEEALRNRHMRMAEYWTEHTKRPLPLRVGYNVRI, from the exons ATGACAGCACGAGcagatttgtctgtattttggcccGGCATCTCTAAAGATCTCCAAAACACAT catatttgtgcCGATTTTTCTACTACAAAGGACAACAGTACCTCGTTGTAGTGGACAGGTATTCAAATTGGCCTGTCATCGAACGCGCAGCAGATTGTGCCACTGGGCCTATCAACAGTCTATGGAGGATGTTCGCAACATATGGAATTGCTTATGTGCTTCCTTCTGATGGTGGCCCAGAGTTCTCCGGAAAAATCACTCAAGATTTCCTTCAGGATTGGGGAGTCGACCATcatctttcctcaacctattttccccattctaattGTAGGGCAGAGGTTGGCGTTAAAATAGCGAAAAGACTCCTCACCGACAATACTGGGCCCACAGAAAACCTGAACATCGACGCCTTTCAGCGCGCCGTCCTTCAATACCGGAATACCCCTGATAAAGAAACCAAAGTTTTTCCAGCTATGTGTATCTTCAGAAGGCCTATTAAGGATTTCATCCCCGTCTTGCCAGGAAAATACAACCCCCATCCCACTTGGAGAAGCACCCTCGCACAACACGAGGAAGCACTCCGGAATCGCCATATGAGAATGGCCGAGTACTGGACTGAGCACACAAAGCGGCCCCTGCCATTGAGAGTTGGCTACAACGTCCGTATCTAA